ATCCGGCGCAGGCGGGATTTCACCGGAGCGGGAAGGTTCGGCGAACGCTCCGCCTCAAAACGCAATTCGACCGCGGTCGAGACCTTGTTGACGTTCTGCCCGCCGGGACCCGAAGAGCGGACAAATTGCTCTGTCAGTTCCCAATCTTCGATGGCGATGCGGTCGTTGATTCTCAGCATGGGCAATAGATGGGCCGGCGGCCAGCCGTGTAAAGAACTGGAAAGGGCCGCCCCGTGGGACGGCCCTTCGAGAATTCGGAGGCGGGCCGGTTAGGCACTGCCAATCCGGGGAATTCACCCCAGGGGTCTGCCCCTAGAGCGCGCCCTCCCGAACTGTTCCGACACCCTTCTCCAATGCTTCTCTCGACACTGGATCACCTCCTTTCAGCTGTTGAAAACGCAAGATCAGCGTTGCACGCAATCCCGCATTCACAAAGCCCTTTTTACCTATCATGCGAAATTTCGCGACGCGGTTGCCTTCGAAACGATCACTTTGAAAGGCACTAGAGCGATCAACGCCAAAGACAACTTCACCAGCCAGTCCGCGAGGCCGAGAGAGACCCAGAGCGGCGCCACCGGACCGACGCCCAAGAGCGGCAGGGTCTCGCCCGCCCATGACACGTCGTTGCCCGGCTCGAGGAAGGTCAGCGCGCCGGAGAAGGCGATGGTAAAGAAGATCGCGGTGTCGAGCGAGGAGCCGACCAGCGTGGAGGCCAGCGGCGCGCGCCACCATTTGCCCGCGCGCAGGCGGTCGAAGATCGCCACGTCGACCATCTGGGCGGTCAGGAAGGCAAGGCCCGAGGCCAGCGCCACCCGCAGCGTCACGGCGGGGAAGGTGTAGCCGTCGCCCTGCAGCATGATCTGCGTGCCGATGAGCGAGCAGATGACACCCACGACGAAACCGGCAAAGACCACGCGCCGCGCGGCGGGCGCGCCGTAGAGGCGGTTCATCAGGTCGGTGACGAGGAAGGCGAGGGGATAGGTGAAGGCCCCCCAGGTCAGCCAGTTGCCGAAGAGGAACTGGACGAGAATGTTCGAGGCCAGCACGATGGCGGCCATGGCAAGAATGCCGGGAATATGCTTGCGCGTCATGGTTGGACCCGTTTTTGCAAGGTTGCGGGGACTTGGCCCGCCGGTGCGGACGGGCGGGCTATAACGATGCCGCGCCCTTGTGGCAAGGGGCGTGGAGGGCGGCAGGCGCGTCGGGGGCGGGGTGCTTTGGGCAGCCGTGGCGTGCTCTAGCGAGCCGTGGCGTGGAGTTCTGACGGGCGCGCAGGGATGTCGGACGGGCGCGCGTGGATGGCGAGCGGCGGGGAGGCTTGCCGTCCGACGGGCGGGCACTGCGCGGGCAGGCTCGGTGATCGATTGCCCGGAAAAGCCGTTGGAAGGGTGGGCGTGGCGCGGTGGTTGATCCGCGCGCTCGGGCTGCGCAGGCGGGGCACATCAAGCAGGCGCTGGTCTGGATATCGACGGTCGGAGGGGGCGCTGCCCCCGCTCCTGCGGAGCCCCCCGGGATATTTCCGGACAGAAGAAGACGGGGCCATGTCGCCTTGCGCGCTGCCCGGTTTCGCTGGCGGAGCATGGCAGGGGCGTGGCGGATCAGGAGTCTTCGGGGACGCGGTATTCCACGAATTCGGTGCGCTGGATCGGTTGGAAGTTGTCGTCCGAGATCATCGTCAGCCGGATGTCGCCTTCCGCGTCGCGCCAGACCGAGAGGCCTTCGAGGTTGTCGTGGCGCAG
This region of Ponticoccus alexandrii genomic DNA includes:
- a CDS encoding queuosine precursor transporter, which encodes MTRKHIPGILAMAAIVLASNILVQFLFGNWLTWGAFTYPLAFLVTDLMNRLYGAPAARRVVFAGFVVGVICSLIGTQIMLQGDGYTFPAVTLRVALASGLAFLTAQMVDVAIFDRLRAGKWWRAPLASTLVGSSLDTAIFFTIAFSGALTFLEPGNDVSWAGETLPLLGVGPVAPLWVSLGLADWLVKLSLALIALVPFKVIVSKATASRNFA